One genomic window of Vigna radiata var. radiata cultivar VC1973A unplaced genomic scaffold, Vradiata_ver6 scaffold_373, whole genome shotgun sequence includes the following:
- the LOC106780161 gene encoding GDP-L-galactose phosphorylase 1 → MLSIKRVPTVVSNYQKEEGGEVLGGGCGRNCLKSCCIQGARLPLYALKRVDKVAEKELPLLGCKEHCSVAFLDSLILGEWEERMQRGLFRYDVTACETKIIPGEYGFIAQLNEGRHLKKRPTEFRVDKVLQPFDETKFNFTKVGQEEVLFQLEASDNGEAQFSPNAPIDVENSPSFVAINVSPIEYGHVLLIPRIFECLPQRIDHASFFLALQMTVEAGNPYFRLGYNSLGAFATINHLHFQAYYLAMPFPIEKAPTKKITKLSDGVKVSKLLNYPVRGLVFEGGHTLESLANAVSEACICLQHNNVPYNVLISDCGRKIFLLPQCYAEKQALGEVSAELLETQVNPAVWEISGHMVLKRKKDYDEASEANAWRLLAEVSLSEERYEEVTALVFQAIASVDLSVKPQCAEEVDSVSSGTQPAMVAGSQQCLVLQ, encoded by the exons ATGTTGAGCATCAAGAGGGTTCCTACTGTAGTTTCCAATTATCAGAAGGAGGAGGGAGGTGAGGTTCTTGGCGGAGGATGTGGTCGGAACTGCCTCAAAAGTTGTTGCATTCAAG GTGCGAGGTTGCCTTTATATGCTTTGAAGAGGGTGGACAAGGTCGCTGAAAAGGAGTTGCCTTTGCTTGGATGCAAGGAGCATTGCTCTGTGGCGTTTCTAGACTCGCTTATCCTTGGGGAG TGGGAAGAACGCATGCAGAGAGGGCTTTTCCGTTATGACGTCACAGCCTGTGAGACCAAG ATTATTCCTGGAGAGTATGGTTTCATTGCTCAGCTTAATGAGGGTCGCCACCTCAAGAAGAGACCAACTGAATTCCGGGTCGATAAAGTCCTCCAGCCCTTTGATGAAACCAAGTTTAACTTCACTAAAGTTGGGCAAGAAGAGGTCCTGTTTCAGTTGGAGGCTAGCGACAATGGAGAAGCTCAATTCTCTCCAAATGCTCCAATTGATGTTGAGAATTCTCCTAGTTTTGTTGCCATCAAT GTGAGTCCTATTGAATATGGGCATGTGCTGCTGATTCCCCGGATTTTTGAGTGTCTACCTCAAAGGATTGACCATGCAAGCTTCTTTCTTGCGCTTCAAATGACAGTTGAAGCTGGGAATCCATATTTTAGGTTGGGTTACAATAGCTTGGGTGCATTTGCAACCATTAACCATCTTCACTTTCAG GCGTATTACTTGGCTATGCCTTTTCCCATTGAGAAGGCCCCTACCAAGAAAATTACCAAATTAAGTGATGGAGTGAAAGTATCTAAACTGTTAAACTATCCAGTCAGGGGCCTTGTTTTCGAGGGTGGTCATACACTAGAGAGTTTAGCAAATGCTGTTTCAGAAGCCTGCATCTGCCTTCAACACAACAACGTACCCTACAATGTACTTATTTCAGACTGTGGAAGGAAAATCTTTCTCTTGCCACAG TGCTATGCAGAGAAACAAGCTCTTGGAGAAGTGAGTGCTGAGCTTCTGGAGACCCAGGTGAATCCTGCTGTATGGGAAATTAGTGGGCACATGGtgttgaagaggaagaaggactACGATGAGGCATCTGAAGCCAATGCCTGGAGGCTTCTTGCCGAGGTCTCTCTCTCTGAAGAGAGATACGAGGAAGTCACTGCTCTTGTTTTTCAGGCCATTGCATCTGTTGACTTGAGTGTCAAGCCTCAATGTGCTGAGGAAGTTGATTCTGTTAGCTCAGGCACCCAGCCTGCCATGGTGGCTGGTTCACAGCAATGCCTTGTTCTCCAGTAA
- the LOC106780152 gene encoding pentatricopeptide repeat-containing protein At5g15280, mitochondrial has translation MASLLVQVGLFKEAEELLFALENNEIFDDLIKGYAGAREWEKGVFVCDFMKGRGKVPSRDCYGVLVDLLVKVKRTSLAYRLAFDLVDLGVPLSVPLSGDELRALEMVMVQLCIGGRIQEARNLVKKVLVLNCEVSSLVFDEIAFGYCERRDFKDLVSFFVEIKRVPSVKAANRVMNSLCRNYGVERAGLFLQELESLGFSPDEVTYGILIGWSCREGKMVNALSCLSAMLSKSFVPHMYSYNALISGLFKVGMVDLAREIVDEMIERGTLPDVSTFRVLMAGYCKCRKFDKVKSLVHEMENRGLIKLSLMENPISKAFLILGFDPLSVKLKRDNDGGLSKTEFFDDVGNGLYLDTDVDEYEKHLTLDLEESMVPNFNSFVGKECSNGNLKKALILVEEMLCWGQELLLPEFSKLVRQLCSSRSQTTSMTHLLEKMPRYAHKLDQETLNLVVQAYNKKGLLSKAKTTLDEMLQNKFQVTNETYTAILMTLCKKGNMKDFNFYWDVACRNKWSPGLEDFKSLLVLMCQQKMLKEASLFLEIMLLSHPYLKSDICHVFVEVLSGKGLTDIVLLALKQLQLRFILDDTGYNNLLRGLCNEGNFSLAFTVLDDMLDRSLAPCLDISVLLIPQLCKAQRYDKAIALKDILLKEHHSFSHAIDCALMRGFYNMGSIGKAEAMFREMLSKGFSPDEELCNMLIQGHCQANDLRKVGELLAVAIRKSWVLSLTSYRNMVRSVCRKGGVWFALSLKNLMLAQCALDGHIIYNILIFYLLSAGNSLAVNKILAEMEEKKVVLDEVGLNFLVYGFLQCKDLSRSLSYLAIMISKGFKPSNHNLRKVISSLCDAGDLQKALKLSQEMRLRGWIHDSAIQTSIVESLLLSGKIQNAETFLDRMGEESLTPDNINYDYLIKCFCQHGRLNNAVHLMNTMLRKNNIPISTSYDFIIIGYCAQNKLDIAMDFYSEMLNWNLKPRIETLEMLVQRSCQDGKTELAEQFLVDMSHGGETPTRKMYCTVIKSYHMEKNLRKASELMQAMQENGYQPDFETHWSLISNLNSVKAKDTDNGGKGFLSRLLSKSGFLQKK, from the coding sequence ATGGCCTCGCTTCTCGTTCAAGTGGGGTTGTTCAAAGAAGCCGAGGAGTTGCTTTTCGCGTTGGAgaataatgaaatttttgacGATCTCATCAAAGGGTATGCTGGTGCGAGAGAATGGGAGAAGGGAGTCTTTGTGTGTGATTTTATGAAGGGTAGAGGGAAGGTTCCCTCGAGGGATTGTTACGGTGTCTTGGTTGATCTTTTGGTGAAAGTGAAGAGGACGAGTCTTGCATATAGGCTGGCTTTTGATTTGGTGGATTTGGGTGTACCATTGAGTGTACCATTGAGTGGTGATGAATTGAGGGCATTGGAGATGGTTATGGTGCAGCTTTGCATTGGTGGGAGGATTCAGGAAGCAAGGAACTTGGTGAAGAAGGTGTTGGTTCTTAATTGTGAGGTTAGTAGTTTGGTTTTTGATGAAATTGCGTTTGGATACTGTGAGAGGAGGGACTTCAAAGATTTGGTTAGTTTCTTTGTTGAAATAAAGCGTGTCCCTAGTGTGAAGGCTGCTAATAGAGTTATGAATTCATTGTGTAGGAATTATGGTGTAGAAAGGGCAGGATTGTTTTTGCAAGAGCTAGAGAGTTTAGGTTTTAGTCCTGATGAAGTAACCTACGGGATATTGATTGGTTGGAGTTGTCGAGAAGGGAAGATGGTAAATGCATTGAGTTGTTTATCAGCTATGCTATCAAAAAGCTTTGTGCCACATATGTATTCTTACAATGCTCTTATAAGTGGGTTGTTTAAGGTAGGTATGGTGGATCTTGCacgtgagattgttgatgagaTGATTGAAAGGGGGACACTGCCTGATGTTTCGACTTTCAGAGTTCTTATGGCAGGGTATTGTAAGTGCAGGAAGTTTGATAAAGTGAAAAGTTTGGTTCATGAGATGGAGAACCGTGGACTGATTAAGCTCTCTTTGATGGAGAATCCGATTTCCAAGGCTtttctgattttgggctttGATCCTTTGAGTGTGAAGTTGAAACGAGACAATGATGGGGGACTTTCGAAAACGGAGTTCTTTGATGATGTTGGAAATGGACTTTATTTGGATACAGATGTTGATGAGTATGAGAAACACTTAACTTTGGATCTTGAAGAATCCATGGTGCCCAACTTCAATTCATTTGTGGGGAAGGAATGTAGCAATGGTAACCTGAAAAAGGCATTGATTTTGGTTGAGGAAATGCTTTGTTGGGGACAAGAATTGTTGCTGCCCGAATTCTCAAAGTTAGTGAGACAACTCTGTTCATCTCGGTCGCAAACCACGTCAATGACCCATCTTTTAGAGAAAATGCCACGGTATGCCCATAAACTTGACCAAGAAACTCTCAATTTAGTTGTACAGGCATACAACAAGAAAGGCTTACTGTCCAAAGCGAAAACTACACTGGATGAAATGCTTCAAAACAAATTTCAGGTGACCAATGAGACATATACTGCCATATTAATGACTTTGTGTAAGAAGGGAAACATGAAAGACTTCAATTTTTATTGGGATGTCGCATGTAGAAATAAATGGTCACCAGGTTTGGAGGATTTTAAATCTCTTCTTGTTCTTATGTGCCAACAGAAAATGCTTAAGGAAGCATCACTGTttcttgaaatcatgcttttatcACACCCTTACTTAAAGTCGGACATATGCCATGTGTTTGTGGAAGTACTTTCTGGTAAGGGTCTTACAGACATTGTACTTTTAGCTTTAAAACAATTACAACTTCGTTTCATCTTGGATGACACTGGTTATAATAATCTTTTAAGGGGCTTATGTAACGAGGGAAACTTTTCTCTTGCCTTTACCGTATTGGATGATATGCTAGATAGATCTTTGGCACCTTGTTTGGATATTTCAGTCTTGTTAATCCCTCAATTATGCAAGGCTCAAAGATATGACAAAGCTATTGCATTAAAAGATATACTCTTGAAAGAGCATCATTCATTTTCTCATGCTATAGATTGTGCATTGATGCGTGGATTTTATAATATGGGGAGCATAGGGAAAGCTGAAGCTATGTTCCGTGAGATGTTATCTAAAGGGTTTAGTCCAGACGAAGAACTGTGTAACATGCTTATTCAGGGTCACTGTCAAGCTAATGACTTGAGAAAAGTGGGGGAACTACTTGCTGTTGCGATAAGAAAGAGTTGGGTGCTATCCCTCACAAGTTACAGGAATATGGTGCGATCAGTTTGTAGGAAAGGTGGAGTCTGGTTTGCTCTGAGCTTAAAGAACCTTATGCTTGCACAATGTGCACTTGATGGCCATATCATATATAACATTCTCATATTCTATCTTTTATCAGCTGGAAATAGTTTAGCTGTTAACAAGATACTAGCTGAAatggaagagaagaaagttgTGCTTGATGAAGTTGGTCTCAACTTTCTTGTCTATGGTTTCTTGCAATGTAAAGATTTATCTCGTTCTCTGAGTTATCTTGCCATTATGATTTCAAAGGGGTTCAAACCAAGTAATCACAATTTGAGGAAGGTAATAAGCAGCCTGTGTGATGCCGGGGATCTGCAGAAAGCCCTGAAATTGAGTCAAGAAATGAGATTAAGAGGCTGGATACATGATTCTGCAATTCAAACATCTATTGTTGAAAGCCTTCTGTTGAGTGGTAAGATACAAAATGCAGAAACCTTTTTGGACAGGATGGGAGAGGAATCTCTGACCCCTGATAATATCAATTATGATTACCTTATAAAGTGTTTTTGCCAGCATGGAAGACTGAATAATGCAGTTCATCTTATGAACACAATGCTGAGGAAAAATAACATTCCAATTTCCACCagttatgattttatcattattggATATTGTGCACAGAATAAATTGGACATAGCTATGGATTTTTACTCTGAGATGTTGAACTGGAATCTCAAACCAAGAATTGAGACATTGGAAATGCTTGTCCAAAGATCCTGCCAAGATGGCAAGACAGAATTAGCAGAACAATTCCTAGTGGACATGAGTCATGGAGGTGAAACTCCAACCAGAAAAATGTATTGCACTGTAATTAAGAGTTATCACATGGAAAAAAATCTCAGGAAGGCATCAGAGCTGATGCAAGCCATGCAGGAAAATGGCTACCAGCCTGATTTTGAAACACATTGGTCTCTCATAAGCAACTTAAACAGTGTCAAAGCAAAAGACACTGATAATGGTGGCAAGGGTTTTTTATCAAGACTTCTTTCCAAAAGTGGTTTTCTTCAAAAGAAATGA